A genomic stretch from Raphanus sativus cultivar WK10039 unplaced genomic scaffold, ASM80110v3 Scaffold0966, whole genome shotgun sequence includes:
- the LOC130503468 gene encoding sugar transport protein 13: MAGGGFATAPANGVEFEAKITPIVIISCIMAATGGLMFGYDVGVSGGVTSMPDFLKKFFPVVYRKVEAGADKNSNYCKYDNQGLQLFTSSLYLAGLTATFFASYTTRTLGRRPTMLIAGVFFIIGVILNAAAHNLAMLIAGRILLGCGVGFANQAVPLFLSEIAPTKIRGGLNILFQLNVTIGILFANLVNYGTAKIKGGWGWRLSLGLAGIPALLLTVGALLVTETPNSLVERGRLDEGKAVLRRIRGTDNVEPEFADLLEASRLAKEVKHPFRNLLQRRNRPQLVIAVALQIFQQCTGINAIMFYAPVLFSTLGFGNDAALYSAVVTGAVNVLSTLVSIYSVDKVGRRVLLLEAGVQMFFSQVVIAIILGIKVTDHSQNLSKGFAILVVVMICTYVAAFAWSWGPLGWLIPSETFPLETRSAGQSVTVCVNLLFTFIIAQAFLSMLCHFKFGIFIFFSSWVLVMSVFVMFLLPETKNIPIEEMTERVWKKHWFWARFMDDHHDDQVFVSGDVNGKKSNGKSNGFDPSTRL, translated from the exons ATGGCCGGAGGAGGATTCGCAACGGCTCCCGCAAACGGAGTGGAGTTTGAGGCAAAGATAACTCCCATAGTAATCATCTCTTGCATCATGGCTGCTACCGGCGGTCTCATGTTCGGCTACGACGTTGGTGTCTCCG GCGGAGTGACATCGATGCCGGACTTTCTGAAGAAGTTTTTTCCGGTAGTTTACCGGAAAGTAGAAGCCGGCGCCGACAAAAACAGCAACTACTGCAAATACGACAACCAAGGACTACAACTCTTCACATCATCTCTATACTTAGCCGGTCTAACCGCAACGTTCTTCGCTTCATACACGACGAGAACGTTAGGAAGAAGACCAACCATGCTCATAGCCGGGGTGTTCTTCATCATTGGTGTGATTCTCAACGCCGCGGCTCATAACCTAGCCATGCTTATTGCAGGACGTATATTGCTTGGTTGTGGAGTTGGATTTGCTAATCAAGCCGTGCCTTTGTTTTTGTCGGAGATTGCACCTACTAAGATTCGTggtggtcttaatatcctgttTCAACTTAACGTCACTATTGGTATCCTCTTCGCTAATCTTGTCAACTACGGCACCGCCAA GATCAAGGGAGGATGGGGATGGAGGCTGTCCTTAGGTTTGGCCGGAATCCCGGCGCTTCTACTGACGGTGGGAGCTTTGTTGGTGACGGAAACACCGAACAGTCTCGTCGAAAGAGGTCGTCTTGATGAAGGCAAAGCCGTTCTTCGTAGGATTCGAGGTACAGATAATGTAGAGCCAGAgtttgctgatcttcttgaaGCTAGCCGCCTTGCTAAAGAAGTCAAACACCCTTTTAGAAACCTTCTTCAACGTAGGAATAGGCCTCAGCTCGTCATCGCTGTAGCTTTGCAG ATCTTCCAACAATGCACTGGAATCAACGCCATCATGTTCTACGCTCCTGTTCTCTTCAGCACGTTAGGGTTTGGCAATGATGCTGCTCTCTACTCTGCAGTGGTCACTGGTGCAGTAAACGTGCTCTCCACGTTAGTCTCAATCTACTCCGTTGACAAAGTCGGTCGTCGTGTTCTTCTCCTCGAAGCTGGCGTCCAGATGTTCTTCTCTCAAGTCGTTATCGCCATTATACTCGGCATCAAAGTCACGGACCACTCACAAAACCTCTCCAAAGGGTTTGCGATTCTAGTCGTGGTGATGATCTGCACGTACGTAGCTGCTTTCGCCTGGTCTTGGGGACCGCTCGGGTGGCTAATCCCTAGTGAGACTTTCCCTCTAGAGACACGTTCTGCTGGACAGAGTGTGACGGTCTGCGTCAACCTCCTCTTCACTTTCATCATCGCTCAGGCTTTCCTCTCCATGCTGTGTCATTTCAAGTTCGGGatattcatcttcttttcttcttgggTCTTGGTGATGTCTGTGTTTGTGATGTTCCTCCTTCCTGAGACCAAGAACATTCCTATCGAGGAAATGACTGAGAGAGTGTGGAAGAAGCACTGGTTCTGGGCTAGGTTCATGGATGATCATCACGATGATCAAGTGTTCGTGAGTGGTGATGTAAATGGCAAGAAGAGTAACGGTAAATCTAACGGCTTTGACCCTTCAACACGGCTCTGA